The following nucleotide sequence is from Bacteroidota bacterium.
TTTCCGCTAAAGTTTCTGGTGATGTAGCCAGTCTTACCGATCCTGCCTTAGACCGTATTTTCGAGTTTTGTGCCGAGTCGGGTTTAATAGCTATTGTGCACAACGACATCGACAATCCTTTTCCAAAACCTGGCAAACCCAACTATCTGCATGGCATGCAGGACCTTATCAAAAAGCACCCAAACTCAACCATCATCTGGGCGCATGTAGGGGTAGGACGAATTGTGGCTCCGCTGAAAGATATGCTCACACCTTTTGAAGCCATGCTCTCCGATTCTGCTTACAACAACCTGTACATTGATATCTCATGGGACGAAACAGCAAAATATATCGTTGAAAGCGAAAAATCGCTGGAGAATGCCTCCTACCTTATTAATAAATACCCCGACAGGTTCCTGTTTGGTACCGACAATGTAGCTCCGACCAGCCAGGAAAAAAACCTTGGAGTGTATCAAATCTATGAGCCCCTGTGGAAGCTGCTTACACCGGAAGCTCGCGAAAAAATATTGTTTAAAAACTACGAACGTCTGTTTGATAAAGCCCGCGCTGATGTGAGGGCATGGGAAAAGGCTAATTTGAATTAGTATTGAATGGAATGTTTTATATCGGAAAATAGGGTATTTGCATTTTTTTTAATAGATACTTTTTGAAATGAATCCTCTTAACATTACAACCAAAATTGCTAAATCAGTTCTTATTTGTATCGCAATTTTATTTAGTAGTCTGGCTCTCGGTCAACAATACTCATCCGACAGTTGGTTGTCAAAACCCTATGGCACAATGACTGTTATACCTACAATTGGGCAAACAAGCTCAATGCTTATGACGACTTATTCATTATTTCCTAAATGGGAATTTACAATGGCATTCTGGATTTACGATCATGATAGAGATGTTAGCACTGACGACAGTTATACAACTTCGATTTATGCAAAGTACATGTTCTATCAGAATAAGGCTGAAACAGGAGGAAGCTCGGTTAAATTTGGCACCGGGTTGGATCCGGGAGTTTTAACTGAAGATGGAATTGATGCATTTCAAAGCTATTGGGTCAATTTTCCTACAACAATACCACTATTTAATAATAAATTGTCGTGGGATATTATGCCCGGAGTAAGCACAAATATACAAAATGGTAACGACTCAATTGCTACATCATTTACATATACCACACGGTTAGCCTGGTATTGCTTCGGCCCAAAATTAGCTATTGTTGGAGAAATTTTTGGCAGCGAAGGACAAACAATAAACAATCCCGATTATAGAATTGGTTTAAGGTGGGAACCAGGTCCGCATGCTGCCTTTGCGGTTACCTATAGTGAAGAGTTTGCCGGCAGCAGCGGCGCAGGTTTTGAGTTTGGTATTATGTTGTTTTCTCCCCCATTTGTGGGTTTGGGTAAAAATAGCAAGAAACAATTTACTGATTAAAATAGCACTATGTAGTTGGCTTTTGCTTATTTTGATTGTACTCGGGTTCAAATGTTTTTTTATCTCTATTTTTGCAGAGTTTGAAGATTAAATATTGTATTTCGTTTTAGTTTTTAAATTTGCCCAATGCATGAAATTAAGTTTCGTACTGACAGTTTTTGTTTTTTTATTATTAATGGTGTTTAAGTTAAAGCCAGTTGTATATCTTTGTTGTGTAGCAGTTTTTCAGCTATAGTTATCAATTGATAGAAGTGATTTTTGAATATGGATATTTTTACTTTTTAGCAGTTTCGAAAGTTACTTTTCAAACGGGTTTGGATTCTAAAAAATCAACATAAATAACAACAACTCTAATAAAACGAAGAATGAAAAAACTAAGTTATCTTTTTCTGGCGCTTATCCTGCTGCCCTTGCTGGCTAAATCGCAGGAAGTGCAGATTATCCCCTTCGGCAGCTACCAGTGGGGCGGTAAAATTTACATTTATGGTGGCGATATCAAGATTGACGACAGCAAGAACTATGGTATTGCAATGAACGTATTGATTCCGGGAGGCAGGGCTCTTCATCTCGAATACATGCAGCAACCTACAACCCTCGAATTGCGCTCTATCGATTACACGAATGATGGTTACGAGGAATACCCGGTTAATATGAACTGGTTTCAGATTGGTGCCATGCAGCACGTAATGGCCGGAAACGTAATGCCCTATGCCGGATTAACCCTGGGCGCTCTTTATTCCAATCCTCGCACAAGTGAAATAGAAGATGTTTGGGTTTTTTCCTGGACATTGCAAGTAGGGTTAAAATACTACTTTAACGAAAAGATAGGTATACGTATCCATGGAGGTATGCTTGTTCCAGTGCAATACGGAGGATTTGGCCTTTATTTTGGCTCAGGTGGTGCCAGTGCAGGTGTAACTACCAGCTCAACCATTTTACAAGGCGAAATTGGTGCAGGCCTTGTTTTCAGACTTAATACCACCACAGGTGCTAAAAGTGCTACTCCTCCTGCGTTTTAATTTAATAATGTAACAATTAAAAACCATATAGAATGAAAAAGATTCTTCCCATTTCTTCCTTAGCAGTTTTGCTTACCCTTATGGTAGGCTGCTATCCGGGTGGACCGGAATATTATTCCGACCTGGACATCGTGATTACCGATTACAAAGCCGAGTATTGGAGTTCAAGTGAGCCAGCAACCTATTATATGCCCGACTCATTGAATTGGATATTTGATAAAATAGATGAGGATAACAACATTGACCTGCCTCGTGGTTCCGATGCCTTTATTCTTGGTCTGGTTGCAAGTAACATGGCATCAGCCGGGTACCTAAGAGTAGACACTTTCAATATCAATAACCCAACAGATGTTGTAGTTTTTGTTCAGGCACTGGCAATCGATAATACATACGTAGGCTGGTATCCCGGATATCCCTATTGGGGCTACGGTGGTTATTGGGGTGGTTATTATCCTTACTATGGTTATCCAGTAACCTATTCTTATTCTACAGGCACGGTGTTGATAGAAATGGTAGATGGGCCCACTATTGATATTGAAAAAGGACTTTTACCAATAGTATGGCTTGCCGGAATCGATGGTCTTTTAAGAGAAAGTACTGCCAGTAATCAGGAATATATTGCCAAAGGTATCAACCAGGCCTTCAAACAATCACCTTATTTAAAAAACTAATGCTATGAAAGCGAATAAACTATATATTTTACTTGCTATTCTGATGTTTGCCGGTTCAGTATCTCTATTTGCCCAGACCGGCCGCTTTGGAATGACATATAACACTGGCCTTTCTCTGGGCGAATCGGCCGAAATTGCCAAACAATTCAGCTGGCGGGGTGCCGGCATGGAAGGCCGCTGGGATGTGGGCAGCGATTTTTACCTCGGCTTTAGCAGCTCCTGGAGTACTTTCTACGAAAGCCGCAGCGGCACTTTTACCAAAGATACCCGCACTTTTACAGGCACTCAGTATCGCTATCTGAACGTATTGCCACAAATGTTTACAGCCTACAAGCATTTCGAATCATCTGGTACGGTAACTCCCTATATTGGAACAGGTATTGGCGCTACCTATGCAATACAGGAAGTTCAAATGGGACTCTGGCTTGTCGATGAGTATAACTGGCACTTCGGTCTTGCACCTGAAGTAGGTATTCTTTTAAACGGATACTCGACTACCTCTTTCATGCTAAGCGTTCGATACAATTATGCTTTCGAGGTGAGCGATGCCCCTGCAGTTTCGTACCTGAATTTTAATATTGGCTTCTTGTTTTAATTCTGATTTTAAACCTCATAATACACAAATAAATCTAAACAATTAAAAAATGAAAAAAAGTTTTATTGTACTATTCAGTTTTTGCGCAATGGCATTTTCAGCCAACAGCCAAACAACCAACGACTACCTCGAAATGACCCGCGAAGTGATGCAGGTAGAGGCCAAAGCTGCTATTGCAGAAGTAATGCAACTTACCGAGGCCGAAAGTCAGCCTTTTTGGAATTTGTATAACGAGTATACTGCGGAGCTTTATAAAGTGAATAATATGCTTATTGCTGTGGTAAAAGACTATGCAGCCAATTATGAAAATATGACCGATGAAAAGGCCGATGAGCTTTGGCTTCAATCAATGAAATACAAAGGAGAGATATTGAGTTTGAAAAAGTCTTATTACAACAAATTCAAAAAAATTCTACCTACTGCAAAAGCCGTAAGGTTTTTCCAGGCAGATAATAAAATCGAAGCGCTTATCAATGCCCAATTGGCACTTGAAATACCCATGATTGAAACCAAATAGTTTCTTTCTGTAAAGGATAATAATACTGCTAATAGTGGTTAAGACCAGGATTTTCTAAAAGGAAATCCTGGTTTTTTTGTTAAGAATGCTTCTTGAAAAAAAAAGCGAAAAATATTCACTCCCAAACAGGTTAATGCTTTGGTAGACTTTTTTGATCCTCCCTTCTAAAGTGGTTCTGATTGGACAAAAACACTATTCCTTTGCCAATTGCTTTAACCTTCCCTGGTAAGACTGCCAGTAATTCCTTTTGGTACTGTCATCGAGAAAAGATAAAAAAACCAAATTTTCTACCGATTGAGAGTTCGACAGCATTTCTTTTAAGATGTTGTTAAAAAAACTGTTATCTATTTCTGCTTTTTCTGAAAGCGTATCCCTACTACCAAGTAGGTCATGGTTAGATGTTGCAGATAAGTTTACTTTGTGTTAGCTTGGGTAACTACAGCTTAAAATTTTGCGGCAACAAATCGGTTAGTTGGTTTACTTTATAGTTGGGTATAACTTCCAATACTTTTCTTAGCCATTCAAAAGGGTTTATATTGTTCTTTTTACAGGTGCCGAAGAAAGAATAGAACATGGCAGCCCTTTCAGCTCCTCTTTCGGAACCGGCAAACAGGTAATTCTTTCTGCCAAGGGCTATTGGTCGAATAGCATTTTCAGCCAGGTTATTGTCTATTTCCAATGAACCGTCATTTAAGTATGCCAATAAATTATCCCAACGAGGTATGCAATATGCCAGTGCTTTGCCTAAGGCCGATTTTGGCAATTCGGTTTTATATGTTTCAACTATCCACTTGCCCAATTCGTTGAGTATGGGCAGCGACTGGTCAAGCCTGAGTTCATGCCTTTGCTGCTGGGTAAGGTTTTCATCTCTGGCTTTTTGTTCTATGGTATAAAGTTTTTGGAACATGTCCATTGCATATTCAGCCTTGGGTTTATCATAATCCAATGCTTTTTCGAACCCACGCCGGGCATGCGCCATGCAATTTAGCAGGGTAATATGTTCTTTCTTCCCGAAAATGTCATATACGTTATAGCCATCGGTTTGCAAATAACCTTTGAAGTTTTTCAGGAGCCTTGTTGGTCCTTCCCGGGAGCGCCCATTGTTATAGTCGAAGAATACAGTCTTTTCAAGCGGGCTGTAATATATCCAGTGGTAACCACGGTGTGTTTTCCCCTTTTTCGTTTTATCTAATACCTGAATAGGGGTTTCATCGACCTGTAAGTAGCCTTGCGAGAGCACCCTGTGTTTTAAGGTATCATAAAGTGGTTCCAGTAAATTACATATCGATTCCTGCCAGCCATTAAGGGTCGAGGATGGCATGTGAATGCCTTCTCTTTTAAACCGTTCTATTTGCCTGTAAATAGGCAGGTGGTCTACAAACTTATCAACCATGATCTGTGCCAGTAAACCAGGGCCTGCTATGCCTTTTTCGATAGGAAAGGTTGGCAGGTCGGCTATAATGCCTACATGGTTTAAAGCAGTTTCATCGGTTGGCTTTATGTATCTTGGACGGATAAACCGTTTGATGTACAGTTTGGCCGGGACAAGTTCCAGTTGGTCGGTTACCTCTTTGCCAATGCACTTTAACCCTGTTGTATCTTCTTTAGGCTCTATAACTATCTCTTCAACTGGTAAATGTGATGGCAGGGGCAACCTTCCCGGATGTTCCCTGTGGGTATTTTTCGACCGTACATAACTGATAACCTCCTGCTCTTTTTCAGGGGCTTCTTCCACTTTCACATCAAAGGGCAAGGTAAGTTGGGCTTCGTCGGCGTTGCGGATGAACCTTTCTCTCTTTGCCCCGAAAAGCAAGCGGTTCATCTGATCAATCTGGAACTGCATTTGGCTGATTTGTGACTCCAAATGGTTTATCTGAGATTCTTGTTTTTTGTTTATCTCAACAAGCTCTTGAAAGCTTATATTTTCGGGTGTCAAAGTCATGCCCCAAAAGTATGCAAATAGCTTTGCAGTAAAGGTTTTTGCCCACCTTTGTTATTCACTATGTTTCAAGGCTTTGTTAATAAATATCAGGAAACCAGGCTTGGCTGGTATTGCTTTCTTCGTTGGATGTTTTTTATACTTAACCCATCCACTATCATTACCATTTGGGTATAGCCTATGGTTATGCTGCCAACGTTGGCATCGTAGCTTGGAAGTTCGAATGTGCCTTTCTCAAGCCTTTTGTAATAAAGTGTAAAACTAATGCCCTGCCAGTGCAATAGCTTTATCTTATTTCGCTGCTTATTGATGAATATAAAAACATCCCCACTACATGGGTTGTTTTCCAGGTTGTTTTGCACCAGTCCGGCCAGGCCATCAAAACTCTTGCGCATATCGGCCGGCTGGCTGAACAGGTGGAACTTATTGGTGGATGAGAGGGTAAACATTTGCTTATAGCTTTATTAGTCCCCGTAATTGCTCGATGCTCGTAGTGGTAGGGCAATTTACAACAACCCCATTTGGATAGCTTATAGATATCATCCCGGTATTGGATTCCGGCAGGTGGGTAGTGATAGTTTGAGGTATATGTACAGGTATAAATGACTTTGTTGATCCTGGTTTTTTACCATGTCTATCCTTCTGGTATTTATTAAACCAGTACTTGAAGGTACTATAGGAAAGATGGTTTTGATTACAATAGTTTTTCTGCGATATCCCGCTTTCTTTCCATAGCTCTATTGCCATGTACATCTCTTCCTGTGTATACTTCTGGTTCTTTCTCATGCCCCAAAAGTATACCCTGGCTATATATTTTTATATACCTACTTGGTAGTAGGGATACCTGAAAGCACTTCAAATTGGTGTTTAATCTTTCCCTGTGCCAGATTTCTTGGTAAAAGGCCATCGTCTAATGCAAAATCCTTGTCTTCTATGTGAATCCGGCTGTTTAGCAAATCATAAGCAGGGCTTAGCCTAAAATCTCCCATAGGCATTTCTGTTAATGAGAAGTTTTTAAAATGCGCATCACCATTTGAGAAGAGGTAATTGAACATCAGTATTTTCAATAGTTTAAGAGATTCTAACCGATAAGCTGGCACCAGCTTTTTTAACAGTTGAAACATCTCCAGATAGTTACCTGAATATTTATAATGCTCTCCGTATGTTTGGGGTGTCCTGCCTGCTAATGATGCGAAGTCTTCCTGGGCGAGTTTTTTTCCATCAGCAATCACATCAAAGCGCTTGGTAATATATGCCGGAGCTCCATTTTTAAAAAAAATCAATGCGTTTTCAGCAGTCTCAAGGCCATACACCTGCCTTGCTATTTGCATGGTAAGATGTTCATTTGCTGGCATCTGATCAGGCTTCTTGCCAGTGCTGGGAATAGGTTTTAATATATACATACCTTGTTCGCCTTCATTGATAAGTCTAAGCTTATTCTTTTCAAGTAAAACTGAAAATTTTTCCTGAACACCTGAAATAGACATGCGCTTTCTATTCTCTTCAAACAGCTCATCTGTTTCGGTATTTGAAGCAGGCGATTCATAAGGTAGGACATGATTCACTTTTTTCCCTTGGAATACTCTGTTTAGGCATGTTTTGCTATAAGTATTATACCCTTCAGCCAGGGTGCCAGGACAGTTTTTTATTTCTGGAAGGCTCATATTTCATCAATTTTTAATACTCTTACTGCTCCAATTGTATCATTTTGTGCGATTGTGACCAGTAAGCCATAGTAATCATTCGGATCAACTCTATCATGCTTGCATATCACCTGCTTGTTTGACCCTTCTGGTAGCATATTGTAGAAGAATGAGAATAAATATTCCGAATGATACTCTTGCTTGGTTTTAGGTAACGTTAGACTAATTCCTGGTTTATTTTTGTCTGTCAGCCAGGATTCATGATAACGAAACGTAAAGGAACCATCATCATGCTGGGTTAATATCCCTGCTTCTGAGTTTTTATAAAGTATCTTTGCTTGTCTCATTTGATCTCAGTTGTTTTATAGTTAATTCAAGTTCCAAGCCCAATGTATCTGCCAATTTTGTAACTGTTTGCAAAGTGGGATTGCCCTTTCCGCTTTCAAATTGCTTTAAGGTTCTTAATCCAACTCCGGATAGTTTCGCTAAATTTTCCTGATTCACTTTCAGAACTTCCCTACGTTCCTTAATCGTGTTTATTATCTTTTCGAAGTGCATTTTATGGCTCTTTTGTATGTAAAATTATAAGAAAATAGTCATTATTCAAATAAAAGTGCAGTAAAATGCACTTTGCGTATTCATTCATAAAAAAAATATCAATAGACATTCGAAAAGTGCTTTAAAGTGCACTTTGACCTAATGCGGCTTGACACTCAAATTAAGCTAAGAGAACCTCCTTTTAGTTCAATTTACTTCTTTCGATTATGTTTATTGCAATTAACAGATTGGAGAATATATACAGTTCTTATTCTTGCAACAGATTCAAACTGATTGCAAGTCTTGCCATAAAATCAAGTTAATTCAGTTGCTGGTGTGATACGCTAGCTCCCATCCCGATGCACATCGGGATCGGGACGCCACACCCTGGATGAAATTATTTCTAGACTTTATATGAAAGAAAAAAGGATGCCCATTTTTTGGACATCCTCTTTATTTTGGTCGGGGTGATCACGCTCTGGCGTGACGACCATCACGCCCTCGGCGTGATACGCTATCCAACTTCACCAACCGCCGATATTCATTTTTAGGTTCGCTTTTTCCTGGACGACCGTCACACCTTATGCGTACTACCCTAGCCAACTGAAACTCCTAAATCGTTCAGAAATCTTTCTGCGCCGCGCTTTTTGATTTGTTTTTCAAGTTTCATTGCCTCAGCTCTGGACTCCAAGGGTATAGAATAAATTAAGATCCAAGGAATTCCCGACTTTGTAAATGGTGTTTTTCCGCGGTTATGTTCTTCCATTCGCCTTTCAAGGTTATCAGTTTGGCCGGTATAGAATTTGTTTAATGTTTTACTGCGAAGAATATAGACAGTAACCATAGGATTGATTAAATATAAAAGAGGGGTAAATTTTATTATACCCCTCTTTCTTTAGTGGTCGGGGTGATCCGACTCGAACGGACGACCACTAGCACCCCATGCTAGTACGCTAGCCAACTGCGCCACACCCCGATATTTCATTTTAGGTTCGCCAAGTTGGTTGACGACCATCACGCCTATGGCGTGATACGCTAGCTCCCATCCCGATGTACATCGGGATCAGGACGCCACACCCCGATTTTTTTACCTCTTATGGCTATTATAACAAGCTTTCGAAGGTGGGTGCAAAAATAGGTATTTTTTTCTATCTACAAAGCTCGTTTTCCTAAAAAGTCAAGGAACAAATACAGTATATTCTTTATGCCTTTTATCTGCCAATTATTCTTTAAATTAATAGGCGCTCTGCCAACATTTCACTTTTTACCTTGTTTCTGATAGAAATACAAAACTGGATTGAAATTTGTAAATGCTTCGGCACAAAATAAATAACTATAAAGCATTATTCTTATGAGTTTTTTTAAAACACTCGACACTTCAGATAATTCTTCTTCTGAAAAAACTACCCACGGAGAGGTTGAACATGTTAAATGCCTTATTATTGGCTCCGGTCCTGCCGGTTACACTGCTGCTATTTATGCAGCCCGCGCTAACCTAAGCCCTGTAATGTACGAGGGCCTTCAACCGGGTGGTCAGCTTACTACTACCAACGATGTAGAAAATTTCCCCGGGTATCCCGAAGGAATTACCGGTCCGGCCATGATGGAAGACCTGAAAAAGCAGGCACAACGCTTTGGAACAGATTGCAGATGGGGTATTGTAACCCATGTTGATTTTTCGGGTCCGGTTCACAAAGTTACCGTCGACGAGAAAAAACAAATCGAAGCCGATACCGTAATAATAGCCACTGGTGCTACAGCCAAATACCTTGGAATCGAATCGGAGCAAAAGTATATGGGTTCTGGTGTGTCTGCTTGTGCTACGTGTGATGGATTCTTTTACCGTGGAAAGGATGTAGCCGTGGTAGGAGGGGGTGATACAGCTGCCGAAGAAGCTACCTATCTGGCTGGTTTGTGCAACAAAGTATACCTTATTGTGCGACGGAACGAACTAAGGGCCTCGAAAGTGATGCAAAAAAGGGTGCAGGAGAACCCTAAAATTGAGATTCTTTGGGAACACCAAACAAAGAGCTTATTTGGAGAAGGTGTCGTGCAAGGAGCTCACCTTGTGTATAAAAAAGGCACACCTGAGGAAAAGGATGTAGATATTAAGATCGACGGGTTCTTTCTTGCCATCGGCCACACCCCAAACTCGGCACCATTCAGTAAGTATCTGAAAGTAGATGAAACCGGTTACATTCAAACCATTCCAGGCACTTCAAAAACCAATGTGCCAGGTGTATTTGCCTGCGGCGATGTGCAGGATCATGTATACCGTCAGGCTATTACAGCCGCTGGTTCTGGTTGCATGGCAGCCATCGATGCTGAGCGCTACCTCTCAGAAAAGGAATAAAAGCCTGCTTTAAAATAGAAACCGCCGGACCAATCATACCTAAATTGAGTATGCTGATCCGGCGGTTTCATTTTCTTTTGAGTCAATTTATAGAGCAGGTTCCATTGATTTTAATTCCTCAGTCATTGCTTTAATTTCCACAACCAGCAATGCAAACTCAGTGCTCAATATTTCGAGACTTTCTTTTTGAGCCTGGTTGGTAGCCTCTGAATTGCTGATAAACGAATAAATCAGAAATCCTAATCGCTGCATCAAAGGTACCGGGGCAGGCGGTACCTCTTCGTAACTGGCTTTGGCTTCATAGCCATTCAAAACCAGCAATAATTGAGCGTTTTTTTGTTCCAGTGATGCCAATTTTTCGTGTTGTGCAGCATCGTAACTCGTACTTTGTAAATTTCTTTGCTTAAGCTGCTGTATTTCTTTTTTTGCCTCTGCAAGCTGCTGATCTGCCAGAACCATATTATGAGTGAGTTTGGCAACTTCTTGTTGAAATGCCAAAGTCTGACCACGGTTCTCATCATTAAAACCGGTTGTGTTGAGGGCTTTTACTTCGAAGGAGATTTTTTCTGTGAGCGGACGGGTGACCCCTTTTTCGCTGGCATAGAGCCGAACCTGATAAGTGCCTGGCATGGAATAGAGTCCGGGTTCCTGTGTTTTCAGTGGGTCGAATTTCTCAAAGTCCGTTTTCACTGGCATGAGGTCGGGGTATTTTAAATCCCAATAAACCCGGTTAATACCTTTTTTTGCGGGTGCTGTAACTTTTCTTATTACATTTCCTTGTGCATCTTCCACTACAAACAAAAGATAAGCCTGTTCTTCAAGCTTCTCCAGGCGGTCTTCTTCCCAGGTATTTACTTTTATTTTAGAACCTACCTCAAAGAGTTCGGCATCAGATTTTTGCCTTTTTTCTTTCGCCGAAAGTATGTCATCTTTCAAATAATAACTAATCTCTGCTCCATAGGTTTTGTTGGGTGCAATATAAAGGTTGTCGCCCAAATTATCTCTTCGGTCTGATTTTGGAATATACAGCAAAGCTTCGGGTATGGTAAAGAGATGCGCCTCGGCATTTTGATCGATGAGGCTTATTTCTTTTAAAACGCTGTAATTATGAAGAATATAAAATCCTCTTCCAAAAGTAGCAATTATAAGGTCATTCTCCCTTTCCTGAATAACCAGGTCGCGTACCGCCACATCAGGAAGCCCGTTTCGGATTTGAATCCAATTCGTACCTTCGTTAAAGGTCACAAACAAGCCAAATTCAGTGCCGCAGAAGAGCATCTTAGGGTCCTTTAAATCCTGGAGAATACTATAAACTGCACCCTGAGGCAGGTTGGAGGCAATGGATATCCACGATTTACCCTTGTCGCGGCTTTGGAGTACATAGGGTTTAAAGTCGTTGCTCTTATGGTTATTAAAAGTGGCAAAAATCACATTCTCATCGAAGCGTGAGGCCAACACATCGCTCACATAGGTATATGCCGGAACCCCTGAAAAACTGCTTGTTTTGTTCCATGTTTTTCCTCCATCGCTGGTAACCTGAATAAGTCCATCGTCTGTGCCCGCTACCAGGATTTGTTCATTGATAGGGCTTTCTGCCAGCGATACAATGGTTCCATATAAAGAAGTGGATACATCTTTTGTTACCGCATCCGAACTCCAGTATTTCCCCATTACTTTAAAATCGTTACGGTCTTTTTGGGCAGTGAGGTCGCCACTGATTACCGACCATGAATCGCCGCGATTGTCGCTCCTGAAAATTTTATTTGCGGCCATATACAACCGCTTGTTGTTGTGTGAACTTAATATCAGCGGGGTATCCCAGTTCCATTTATAGGTCAGTTCTCCTTTAGGCTCCTGCGGTTTGATGTAAACCAGCTCGCCGTTTTTATGGTTATAGCGGTAAGCATTTCCATATTGGTATTCGCAAAAAACGATATCAGGATCTTTCGGGTCAATTGCCACCCAGAACCCGTCGCCTCCAAGGGTGTAAAACCATTCATCGTTCGACACACCAGCAGCAGTGAGGTTTTGCGAAGGCCCACCTAAGGTGTTGTTATCCTGCGTGCCACCATAGACACGGTAAAAAGGCCAACTGTTGTCGACGTTCACACGATAGAACTGTGTTACCGGAAGGTTACCTTGGAAAGTCCATGTTTCGCCTCTATCATAAGACTCATAGACCCCCCCGTCACCTCCAATTCGGATGTTACTGGTAGCTTTTGGATTAATCCAAAGGGCATGGTCATCGACATGACGTTTCTTGGTCGAAAGTTTCTTCCATGTTTTTCCGCCATCTTCGGTTACTTGCGAGTAAGTATCCACACTGTAGACTCTTAAGGGGTTTTCGGGATCACACTCTATCTCGGTATAATATTGTCCGGAAGAAGTATAATCGCTCAT
It contains:
- a CDS encoding HipA N-terminal domain-containing protein; translated protein: MRQAKILYKNSEAGILTQHDDGSFTFRYHESWLTDKNKPGISLTLPKTKQEYHSEYLFSFFYNMLPEGSNKQVICKHDRVDPNDYYGLLVTIAQNDTIGAVRVLKIDEI
- a CDS encoding HipA domain-containing protein is translated as MSLPEIKNCPGTLAEGYNTYSKTCLNRVFQGKKVNHVLPYESPASNTETDELFEENRKRMSISGVQEKFSVLLEKNKLRLINEGEQGMYILKPIPSTGKKPDQMPANEHLTMQIARQVYGLETAENALIFFKNGAPAYITKRFDVIADGKKLAQEDFASLAGRTPQTYGEHYKYSGNYLEMFQLLKKLVPAYRLESLKLLKILMFNYLFSNGDAHFKNFSLTEMPMGDFRLSPAYDLLNSRIHIEDKDFALDDGLLPRNLAQGKIKHQFEVLSGIPTTK
- a CDS encoding amidohydrolase family protein, which gives rise to MKIKTSKKLFFLWLVVCSISMADVLAQNSKEVEEPSSYLFHDAHFHLTNYIQEGISMQFYVDSIMGDKVGRSTVFGLPLQQQWSYRVTGENAPTYYLDTDAPLYYYSFCDAHIAMEYLSLPKEKQERLDPMIIGFNVTDMYAVDHIKRVLKTFPGVFTGIGEFSIHKEFVSAKVSGDVASLTDPALDRIFEFCAESGLIAIVHNDIDNPFPKPGKPNYLHGMQDLIKKHPNSTIIWAHVGVGRIVAPLKDMLTPFEAMLSDSAYNNLYIDISWDETAKYIVESEKSLENASYLINKYPDRFLFGTDNVAPTSQEKNLGVYQIYEPLWKLLTPEAREKILFKNYERLFDKARADVRAWEKANLN
- the tnpB gene encoding IS66 family insertion sequence element accessory protein TnpB, giving the protein MFTLSSTNKFHLFSQPADMRKSFDGLAGLVQNNLENNPCSGDVFIFINKQRNKIKLLHWQGISFTLYYKRLEKGTFELPSYDANVGSITIGYTQMVMIVDGLSIKNIQRRKQYQPSLVS
- a CDS encoding helix-turn-helix domain-containing protein, which encodes MHFEKIINTIKERREVLKVNQENLAKLSGVGLRTLKQFESGKGNPTLQTVTKLADTLGLELELTIKQLRSNETSKDTL
- a CDS encoding DUF4136 domain-containing protein, which encodes MKKILPISSLAVLLTLMVGCYPGGPEYYSDLDIVITDYKAEYWSSSEPATYYMPDSLNWIFDKIDEDNNIDLPRGSDAFILGLVASNMASAGYLRVDTFNINNPTDVVVFVQALAIDNTYVGWYPGYPYWGYGGYWGGYYPYYGYPVTYSYSTGTVLIEMVDGPTIDIEKGLLPIVWLAGIDGLLRESTASNQEYIAKGINQAFKQSPYLKN
- a CDS encoding IS66 family transposase, translated to MTLTPENISFQELVEINKKQESQINHLESQISQMQFQIDQMNRLLFGAKRERFIRNADEAQLTLPFDVKVEEAPEKEQEVISYVRSKNTHREHPGRLPLPSHLPVEEIVIEPKEDTTGLKCIGKEVTDQLELVPAKLYIKRFIRPRYIKPTDETALNHVGIIADLPTFPIEKGIAGPGLLAQIMVDKFVDHLPIYRQIERFKREGIHMPSSTLNGWQESICNLLEPLYDTLKHRVLSQGYLQVDETPIQVLDKTKKGKTHRGYHWIYYSPLEKTVFFDYNNGRSREGPTRLLKNFKGYLQTDGYNVYDIFGKKEHITLLNCMAHARRGFEKALDYDKPKAEYAMDMFQKLYTIEQKARDENLTQQQRHELRLDQSLPILNELGKWIVETYKTELPKSALGKALAYCIPRWDNLLAYLNDGSLEIDNNLAENAIRPIALGRKNYLFAGSERGAERAAMFYSFFGTCKKNNINPFEWLRKVLEVIPNYKVNQLTDLLPQNFKL
- the trxB gene encoding thioredoxin-disulfide reductase — its product is MSFFKTLDTSDNSSSEKTTHGEVEHVKCLIIGSGPAGYTAAIYAARANLSPVMYEGLQPGGQLTTTNDVENFPGYPEGITGPAMMEDLKKQAQRFGTDCRWGIVTHVDFSGPVHKVTVDEKKQIEADTVIIATGATAKYLGIESEQKYMGSGVSACATCDGFFYRGKDVAVVGGGDTAAEEATYLAGLCNKVYLIVRRNELRASKVMQKRVQENPKIEILWEHQTKSLFGEGVVQGAHLVYKKGTPEEKDVDIKIDGFFLAIGHTPNSAPFSKYLKVDETGYIQTIPGTSKTNVPGVFACGDVQDHVYRQAITAAGSGCMAAIDAERYLSEKE
- a CDS encoding GIY-YIG nuclease family protein — encoded protein: MVTVYILRSKTLNKFYTGQTDNLERRMEEHNRGKTPFTKSGIPWILIYSIPLESRAEAMKLEKQIKKRGAERFLNDLGVSVG